One segment of Comamonas thiooxydans DNA contains the following:
- a CDS encoding SUKH-3 domain-containing protein: protein MLKFDSPVVVELLQAQGWTPQREVAIPAPILSALDRQPRLAGHPAVAALQNLAGLHIGQVGKGRECASSDIEFDWLEAYFTGEDADDALLSWEQRLNTRLIALAEVHHAHGQLLMAGDGRCFSWSFVGMCFEGQNIQQALEHLLLGIRSRPMLEPGQSSTQLYGTLYKAGDPEIYRY from the coding sequence ATGCTGAAATTCGACTCACCTGTCGTGGTTGAGCTGCTGCAAGCCCAGGGCTGGACCCCGCAGCGAGAAGTCGCCATTCCCGCGCCCATCCTGAGCGCTCTGGACCGTCAGCCCCGACTGGCCGGCCATCCTGCCGTGGCTGCACTGCAGAACCTGGCGGGCTTGCACATCGGCCAGGTGGGCAAGGGCCGGGAATGCGCCAGCAGCGATATAGAGTTTGACTGGCTTGAAGCATATTTCACCGGGGAAGATGCGGACGATGCCCTGCTCTCCTGGGAACAGCGCCTGAACACCCGGCTGATAGCGCTTGCCGAAGTTCACCATGCCCACGGCCAGCTGCTGATGGCGGGCGATGGACGCTGCTTTTCCTGGTCCTTTGTAGGCATGTGCTTCGAGGGCCAGAATATTCAGCAGGCACTGGAGCATCTGCTGCTGGGAATACGTTCACGCCCCATGCTGGAGCCCGGCCAGTCGTCGACCCAGCTGTACGGCACGCTCTACAAGGCGGGCGACCCCGAGATATACCGCTACTGA
- a CDS encoding lytic transglycosylase domain-containing protein, producing MPEILLSRRHCLTAAASLAVPSAGWLLPHTAWAGGQLEEPLADSVRTALSAAVAGSGAPPELEFTSTEARMSYLRWLVASSDKLAKRKPDLQARREFLQTVWYESKRAGLDVSMVMGLIQVESGYRKYAISSVGARGYMQIMPFWMRLIGDGDIGKLFHMQTNLRFGCVILRHYMDREKGDAYMALGRYNGSRGQPQYPNAVFGAQRRWLVEEPQPV from the coding sequence ATGCCAGAAATCCTCCTCAGCCGCCGCCACTGCCTGACTGCCGCAGCCTCGCTGGCCGTTCCATCGGCGGGCTGGCTGCTGCCGCACACCGCATGGGCGGGCGGTCAGTTGGAGGAGCCGCTGGCGGATTCGGTACGTACGGCTCTGAGTGCAGCGGTGGCCGGCTCTGGGGCTCCGCCCGAGCTGGAGTTCACTTCCACCGAGGCGCGCATGAGCTATCTGCGCTGGCTGGTCGCCAGCAGCGACAAGCTGGCCAAGCGCAAGCCCGATCTGCAGGCACGGCGCGAGTTCCTGCAGACCGTCTGGTACGAGTCCAAACGCGCGGGTCTCGATGTGTCCATGGTCATGGGCCTGATCCAGGTGGAGAGCGGTTATCGCAAATACGCCATCTCCAGCGTGGGTGCGCGTGGCTATATGCAGATCATGCCGTTCTGGATGCGGCTGATCGGTGACGGCGATATCGGCAAGCTGTTCCACATGCAGACCAATCTGCGCTTTGGCTGCGTGATCCTGCGCCACTACATGGATCGCGAAAAGGGCGATGCCTATATGGCGCTGGGTCGCTACAACGGCAGCCGGGGTCAGCCCCAGTATCCGAATGCCGTGTTCGGCGCCCAGCGGCGCTGGCTGGTGGAAGAGCCTCAGCCGGTCTGA
- the prmC gene encoding peptide chain release factor N(5)-glutamine methyltransferase, whose translation MTEFSPPFFSVAQALQQAARQGLARVDAQMLLLHLMQQPAHARAWLITHDGDMLNAEQQARWALLCAQRQQGAPVAYLTGSKEFYGLDLAVDSRVLDPRPDTETLVDWALELMPEGQPVRVVDLGTGSGAIALALQSQRPTARVLAVDASADALAVARSNAARLQLPVQFAHGSWLEPLDGQEPVDLIVSNPPYIRADDPHLAALTHEPLSALASGADGLEDIRSIIDQAPARLKDGGWLLFEHGWDQAEDVAGLMRAAGFGQVQHRQDLAGIARCTGGCRTHKT comes from the coding sequence ATGACCGAATTCTCGCCCCCCTTTTTCTCCGTTGCCCAGGCCCTGCAGCAAGCCGCCCGCCAAGGCCTGGCGCGTGTCGATGCACAGATGCTACTGCTGCACCTGATGCAGCAGCCAGCGCATGCCCGCGCCTGGCTCATCACCCATGACGGCGATATGCTGAACGCCGAGCAGCAGGCCCGCTGGGCCCTGCTCTGCGCCCAGCGCCAGCAAGGCGCGCCCGTGGCCTATCTGACCGGAAGCAAGGAGTTCTACGGCCTGGATCTGGCCGTGGACAGCAGAGTGCTGGACCCGCGCCCCGATACCGAGACCCTGGTGGACTGGGCGCTGGAGCTCATGCCTGAAGGGCAGCCGGTTCGCGTCGTAGACCTGGGCACCGGCAGCGGCGCCATCGCCCTGGCCCTGCAAAGCCAGCGCCCCACAGCCCGGGTGCTCGCCGTGGACGCCAGCGCCGATGCCCTGGCCGTGGCCCGCAGCAACGCCGCCCGGCTCCAACTGCCCGTGCAGTTCGCCCATGGCAGCTGGCTGGAGCCTTTGGACGGGCAGGAGCCCGTCGATCTGATCGTCAGCAATCCGCCCTATATCCGCGCCGACGACCCGCACCTGGCGGCGCTGACCCACGAGCCGCTATCGGCCCTGGCCAGCGGCGCGGATGGGCTGGAGGACATACGCAGCATCATCGACCAGGCTCCGGCCCGCCTGAAAGACGGCGGCTGGCTGCTCTTCGAGCATGGCTGGGATCAGGCCGAAGACGTGGCCGGGCTGATGCGGGCTGCTGGCTTCGGGCAGGTACAGCACCGCCAAGACCTGGCCGGCATTGCGCGCTGCACGGGCGGCTGCCGGACCCACAAGACTTGA
- a CDS encoding ribonuclease HI family protein encodes MAFFMPPPKPVPPHHCSIHIDGSALPNPGPMSLGVLLQLPDGSRHTLSQNLHRSGCNNEAELRALMAALKLARDLGARSLTVRTDSQVLLEQLGPPTAKPARPIARLATLFEAARAQMQGFDELVLQWVPRHRNTEADALARMAHSAAALQP; translated from the coding sequence GTGGCTTTTTTCATGCCGCCCCCCAAACCTGTTCCCCCTCACCACTGCAGCATCCATATCGATGGCAGTGCCCTGCCCAACCCCGGCCCCATGAGCCTGGGCGTGTTGCTGCAGCTGCCCGACGGCAGCCGCCATACGCTGTCGCAGAATCTGCACCGCAGCGGCTGCAACAACGAAGCCGAACTGCGCGCCCTGATGGCTGCCCTGAAGCTGGCACGCGATCTCGGCGCGCGCAGCCTGACCGTGCGCACCGACTCCCAGGTGCTGCTGGAGCAGCTCGGCCCGCCCACGGCCAAGCCGGCGCGGCCCATCGCCCGGCTCGCCACGCTGTTCGAGGCCGCCCGTGCGCAGATGCAGGGCTTTGACGAGCTGGTGCTGCAATGGGTGCCCAGGCACCGCAATACCGAGGCCGATGCACTGGCACGCATGGCCCATTCGGCAGCCGCGCTTCAGCCCTGA
- the grxD gene encoding Grx4 family monothiol glutaredoxin, whose protein sequence is MSNTQQRIDDLVKNNDILLFMKGNASFPQCGFSGRAIQILKACGVDAKSIATVNVLEDQEIRQGIKDYSQWPTIPQLYIKGEFIGGSDIMMEMYESGELQQVLAAK, encoded by the coding sequence ATGAGCAACACCCAACAACGCATCGACGACCTGGTCAAGAACAACGACATCCTGCTGTTCATGAAGGGCAACGCCAGCTTCCCTCAGTGCGGCTTCTCGGGCCGTGCCATCCAGATCCTCAAGGCCTGCGGCGTGGATGCCAAGTCCATCGCCACCGTGAACGTGCTGGAAGACCAGGAAATCCGCCAGGGCATCAAGGACTACAGCCAGTGGCCCACGATTCCCCAGCTCTACATCAAGGGCGAATTCATCGGTGGCTCGGACATCATGATGGAGATGTACGAATCGGGCGAGCTGCAGCAAGTGCTGGCCGCCAAGTAA
- a CDS encoding hemolysin family protein has protein sequence MSVSQSLAVIVLLILLSAFFSVAEISLAASRRLRLRQMADDGNEGAEHALRVQEQPGEYFTVVQVGQNAVAILGGIVGEGAFSPALTEFFSIWFSPSLSATLGFLLSFFIVTSAFILLADLLPRRISMNEPERYVVRVLAPMRWFVVIFKPVIWFYNLATDALFRLLGLPATRDERITSDDILAMTEAGTKAGVLAAREQQVIANVFELDSRTVASAMTQRDSVAFFYRDDSDAIIRARIAEEPFSTYPVCDGDIDHVIGYVDAKDLFQRALNNQPLSLSDDSLIRKVLIVPDRLTLAEVLEQFRMVHEDFAVIVNEYSLVVGVVTLNDVMSTVMGDLVGPADEEQIIRRDEHSWLIDGITPIEDVMRVLHLDDMPHDDEYETLAGFLMVMLRRVPRRTDSVTWGGFKFEVLDVDSYRIDQVMVTRLPEPAAESAAPSAAAAAKVQGSAAQSQAGKSSHS, from the coding sequence ATGAGTGTGTCCCAAAGCCTTGCGGTGATTGTTCTGCTGATTCTGCTCAGCGCCTTTTTCTCTGTGGCGGAGATTTCTCTGGCCGCCTCGCGTCGCCTGCGCCTGCGCCAGATGGCCGACGACGGCAATGAGGGAGCCGAGCATGCGCTGCGCGTACAGGAGCAGCCGGGCGAATATTTCACCGTGGTGCAAGTGGGGCAGAATGCCGTCGCCATACTCGGCGGCATCGTCGGCGAGGGGGCGTTCAGCCCTGCGCTGACCGAGTTCTTTTCGATCTGGTTCTCGCCCAGCCTCTCGGCAACCCTCGGCTTCCTGCTCTCGTTTTTCATAGTCACCTCGGCCTTCATCCTGCTGGCCGACCTGTTGCCGCGCCGCATCAGCATGAACGAGCCCGAGCGCTACGTGGTGCGCGTGCTCGCCCCCATGCGCTGGTTTGTGGTGATCTTCAAGCCCGTCATCTGGTTCTACAACCTCGCGACCGACGCCTTGTTTCGCCTGCTGGGCCTGCCCGCCACGCGCGACGAGCGCATCACCAGCGACGACATCCTGGCCATGACCGAAGCGGGCACCAAGGCCGGCGTGCTGGCCGCCCGCGAGCAGCAGGTGATTGCCAATGTCTTCGAGCTGGACTCGCGCACCGTGGCCTCGGCCATGACCCAGCGCGACAGCGTGGCCTTTTTCTACCGCGACGACAGCGACGCCATCATTCGCGCCCGCATTGCCGAGGAGCCCTTCTCCACCTACCCAGTCTGCGACGGCGATATCGACCATGTGATCGGCTATGTAGACGCCAAGGACCTGTTCCAGCGCGCGCTCAACAACCAGCCGCTGTCACTCAGCGACGACAGCCTGATCCGCAAGGTGCTCATCGTGCCCGACCGCCTGACGCTGGCCGAGGTGCTGGAGCAGTTCCGCATGGTGCATGAAGACTTTGCCGTCATCGTCAACGAATACAGCCTGGTCGTGGGCGTGGTGACGCTCAACGACGTGATGAGCACGGTGATGGGCGATCTGGTCGGCCCGGCCGACGAGGAGCAGATCATCCGCCGCGACGAGCATTCCTGGCTGATCGACGGCATCACGCCCATCGAGGACGTGATGCGTGTGCTGCATCTGGACGATATGCCACATGACGACGAGTACGAAACGCTGGCCGGCTTTCTCATGGTCATGCTGCGCCGCGTACCGCGCCGCACCGATTCCGTTACCTGGGGCGGCTTCAAGTTCGAGGTGCTGGACGTGGACAGCTACCGCATCGACCAGGTCATGGTGACCCGTCTGCCCGAGCCGGCAGCGGAATCGGCCGCACCTTCGGCGGCCGCTGCGGCCAAGGTACAGGGCAGCGCGGCCCAGTCCCAGGCCGGCAAAAGCAGCCACTCCTGA
- the hemA gene encoding glutamyl-tRNA reductase has translation MAVWALGINHHTAPLDMRGRFAFALDQIAPTLQGLRASLSHAGRAHSAVETAILSTCNRTEIYCAADAPAMDHTMHWLANSGGVAPELLRQHSYLLQDGSVARHAFRVASGLDSMVLGEAQILGQMKNAVRAAETAGALGTTLNQLFQRSFAVAKEVRSSTEIGAHSISMAAAAVRLAGQLFEDLSKIRVLFVGAGEMIELVSTHFAARNPRQITIANRTMERGEKLAAQFGAGTMRLADLPEHLHEYDAIISCTASTLPIIGLGAVESALKKRKRRPIFMVDLAVPRDIESEVKDLNDVYLYTVDDLATVVRTGQAQRQAAVQQAEVIIDTGVQSFMQWMDQRNPVGGAVSLIQQVNAQADEWRALEIARAKKLLAKGEDIDTVLEALSRGLTQKMLHGTMAELHKGDAEERAQTADTVSRLFLRASRNPSKL, from the coding sequence ATGGCAGTCTGGGCTTTAGGTATCAATCACCACACGGCTCCGCTCGATATGCGGGGCCGTTTTGCGTTCGCGCTCGATCAGATCGCGCCGACGCTGCAAGGCCTGCGCGCATCCCTGTCCCACGCGGGCCGGGCTCACAGCGCCGTGGAAACCGCCATCCTCTCCACCTGCAACCGCACCGAGATCTACTGCGCTGCCGACGCCCCCGCCATGGATCACACCATGCACTGGCTGGCCAACAGCGGCGGCGTGGCGCCTGAGCTGCTGCGCCAGCACTCGTATCTGCTGCAGGATGGCTCGGTCGCCCGCCACGCCTTCCGCGTGGCCTCAGGACTGGACTCCATGGTGCTGGGCGAGGCACAGATCCTCGGCCAGATGAAGAACGCCGTGCGCGCGGCCGAGACTGCGGGGGCCCTGGGCACCACGCTCAACCAGCTGTTTCAACGCAGCTTTGCCGTGGCCAAGGAAGTGCGCAGCTCCACCGAGATCGGCGCGCACAGCATCTCCATGGCTGCCGCTGCCGTGCGTCTGGCCGGCCAGCTGTTCGAAGATCTGAGCAAGATTCGCGTGCTGTTCGTGGGCGCGGGCGAGATGATCGAGCTGGTCTCCACCCACTTTGCCGCCCGCAACCCCAGACAGATCACCATCGCCAACCGCACCATGGAGCGCGGCGAGAAGCTGGCCGCCCAGTTCGGCGCCGGCACCATGCGTCTGGCCGACCTGCCCGAGCATCTGCACGAGTACGACGCCATCATCAGCTGCACGGCATCCACCCTGCCCATCATCGGCCTGGGTGCCGTGGAGTCGGCCCTCAAGAAGCGCAAGCGCCGCCCCATCTTCATGGTCGATCTGGCCGTGCCGCGCGATATCGAATCCGAGGTCAAAGACCTCAACGACGTCTACCTCTATACCGTGGACGATCTGGCAACCGTCGTGCGCACCGGTCAGGCCCAGCGCCAGGCCGCCGTGCAACAGGCCGAGGTCATCATCGACACCGGCGTGCAGAGCTTTATGCAATGGATGGACCAGCGCAACCCCGTGGGTGGCGCGGTCTCGCTGATCCAGCAGGTCAACGCCCAGGCCGACGAATGGCGCGCGCTGGAAATTGCCCGTGCCAAAAAGCTGTTGGCCAAGGGTGAAGACATCGACACCGTGCTGGAAGCGCTCTCGCGCGGCCTCACGCAGAAAATGCTGCACGGAACCATGGCCGAGCTGCACAAGGGCGACGCCGAAGAACGCGCCCAGACGGCGGACACCGTCTCCCGCCTGTTCCTGCGCGCCAGCCGCAACCCCAGCAAGCTTTAG
- a CDS encoding PEP/pyruvate-binding domain-containing protein, whose product MTQRFLPVLVSALLSSLLLASTATQAQALRKPSAYDSGAGRPVDASGNRNAPAGLPALTSRADFDRVARIFDPAGAMPHVLFVIDRHSKNAPLHFINTPRYAFHEDFLRAKGLLQGGKPELNRNYREPGRRFILGTLSWQPVLKDYSYEFWEGDQLTPELLQTTAAALKTGFFAPVRFKANSTQQEAVAQQAGVAAVTQAQLLGAQTYLPLNQGLAVGRLRILNQAEAVNDLQPRDIVLLREVPISLPPVAGVVTERPSTVLSHVNLLARGWGIPNAYVQKAAEQYADFNGRWVHIDVQPASFALRAATAAEQQSAEQLALRQPAKGSKVLLQPDLRRSELVPLTALRSADRRRCGAKAANLGEIQSARLADVSVPDGFCIPFAAYADFMRANGLAERIARMRQQPGFATDAGLRKQALSALQAEIEQWPISPAAADGWAQRWSGQLGSQGVFVRSSSSSEDLPNFSGAGLYTTVPNVRSGTDLAAAVRKVWASVYNFEAWEARQAAGIDDAQVMMSVFVQKAVDSSASGVMITRDPFDASHRYMSYIAAKRGIGIRVVEGRRVAEQILYSSRSKAVQVLNHSQDDVALQLDAKGGVREVAVTAGRAVLSDALVQRLARAGAGIKQRFGGKDQDIEWAVQDDQLIILQARPFISAPGR is encoded by the coding sequence ATGACACAGCGCTTTTTGCCGGTTCTGGTTTCGGCCCTGCTCTCCAGTCTTTTGCTCGCATCGACCGCCACCCAGGCCCAGGCCTTGCGCAAGCCCTCGGCCTATGACTCGGGTGCGGGGCGCCCGGTCGACGCCAGCGGCAACCGCAACGCTCCTGCCGGCCTGCCGGCACTGACCAGCCGCGCCGATTTCGATCGCGTGGCCCGCATCTTCGACCCGGCCGGTGCCATGCCTCACGTGCTGTTCGTGATCGACCGCCACAGCAAGAACGCGCCGCTGCATTTCATCAACACGCCGCGCTACGCGTTTCACGAAGATTTTCTGCGTGCCAAAGGACTGCTGCAGGGCGGCAAGCCTGAGCTCAACCGCAATTACCGCGAGCCAGGCCGTCGCTTCATTCTCGGCACGCTGAGCTGGCAGCCCGTGCTCAAGGACTACAGCTACGAGTTCTGGGAGGGCGACCAGCTCACGCCCGAGCTGCTGCAAACCACGGCGGCCGCGCTGAAAACCGGCTTCTTCGCCCCTGTGCGCTTCAAGGCCAACTCCACGCAACAGGAGGCCGTGGCCCAGCAGGCCGGTGTTGCAGCGGTCACCCAGGCCCAGTTGCTGGGTGCCCAGACCTATCTGCCGCTGAACCAGGGCCTGGCCGTGGGCCGGCTGCGCATCCTGAACCAGGCCGAAGCCGTGAATGACCTCCAGCCCAGGGACATCGTGCTGTTGCGTGAAGTACCCATCAGCCTGCCGCCCGTGGCCGGCGTGGTGACGGAGCGCCCCTCCACGGTGCTGTCCCATGTCAATCTGCTGGCGCGCGGCTGGGGCATACCCAATGCCTATGTGCAAAAAGCGGCCGAGCAATACGCGGACTTCAACGGACGCTGGGTGCATATCGACGTGCAGCCCGCCAGCTTTGCGCTGCGCGCCGCCACGGCTGCCGAACAGCAGAGCGCGGAGCAGCTGGCACTGCGCCAGCCCGCCAAGGGCAGCAAGGTCTTGCTGCAGCCCGATCTGCGTCGCAGCGAACTGGTGCCGCTGACAGCCCTGCGCAGCGCGGATCGCCGCCGCTGCGGAGCCAAGGCGGCCAATCTGGGCGAGATCCAGTCCGCCCGCCTCGCGGACGTCAGCGTGCCCGATGGCTTTTGCATTCCATTTGCCGCCTATGCCGACTTCATGCGCGCCAACGGCCTGGCCGAGCGCATTGCCCGCATGCGCCAGCAGCCCGGTTTTGCGACGGATGCAGGCCTTCGAAAGCAGGCCCTGTCCGCGCTGCAGGCCGAAATCGAGCAATGGCCCATCAGCCCGGCCGCGGCCGATGGCTGGGCACAGCGCTGGTCCGGCCAGCTGGGCAGCCAGGGCGTGTTCGTGCGCAGCTCGTCCAGCTCCGAGGACCTGCCCAACTTCAGCGGAGCAGGCCTCTACACCACCGTGCCCAATGTGCGCAGCGGCACGGATCTGGCTGCCGCCGTGCGCAAGGTCTGGGCCTCGGTCTACAACTTCGAGGCCTGGGAAGCCAGGCAGGCAGCGGGCATTGACGACGCGCAGGTGATGATGTCGGTGTTTGTGCAAAAAGCCGTGGACTCCTCCGCATCGGGCGTGATGATCACCCGCGACCCCTTCGATGCCTCGCATCGCTACATGAGCTATATCGCCGCCAAGCGCGGCATCGGCATCCGCGTGGTCGAGGGCCGGCGGGTTGCAGAGCAGATCCTCTACTCCAGCCGCAGCAAGGCCGTGCAGGTGCTCAACCACTCCCAGGACGATGTGGCGCTGCAGCTAGATGCCAAGGGCGGCGTGCGTGAAGTGGCAGTGACTGCCGGCCGCGCCGTGCTCAGCGACGCACTGGTGCAGCGACTGGCCCGCGCCGGAGCCGGCATCAAGCAACGCTTTGGCGGCAAGGACCAGGACATCGAGTGGGCCGTGCAGGACGATCAGCTCATCATCCTGCAGGCGCGCCCCTTCATCTCGGCGCCCGGACGTTAA
- a CDS encoding proline--tRNA ligase: MKASQFLISTLKEAPADAEVVSHKLMMRAGMIKKLGAGIYNYMPMGLRVIRKVEAIVREEMNRAGAIETTMPVVQPAELWQETGRFEKMGPELLRIQDRHGRDFVIQPTSEEVVTDIARQEFKSYKQLPKNLYQIQTKFRDERRPRFGLMRGREFIMKDAYSFDKDRDAAQISYQTMREAYKRIFDRFGLQYRAVRADSGAIGGDLSEEFQVIASTGEDAIVYCPNSDYAANIEKAESLAPTQARPAAAQAMQKVATPGNSTCEAVAEQLGLPLAQTVKSLVLATDELDDKGLIVKSQVWLLLLRGDHEMNEIKVGKVEGLAGFRFATVGEIEEHFGAKPGYLGPIGLKKPVNIVVDRDVAVMADWVCGANEEDFHITGVNFGRDLPEPAVVADLRNVVAGDRSPDGAGELAIERGIEIGHVFYLGTKYSKAMEATFLGDNGKPQHFEMGCYGIGVTRLPAAAVEQNHDERGMIWPDAIAPFTVVICPIGMGRSEAVKTEAEKLYGELLALGVDVILDDRDERPGAMLADWELIGVPHRVVLGDRGLKEGVVEYQQRRDTEATKLATNEVLGHLKSRLGL; the protein is encoded by the coding sequence ATGGGCCTGCGCGTGATCCGCAAGGTCGAGGCCATCGTGCGCGAGGAAATGAACCGCGCAGGCGCCATCGAAACCACCATGCCCGTGGTGCAGCCTGCCGAGCTGTGGCAGGAAACCGGCCGTTTCGAGAAGATGGGCCCCGAGCTGCTGCGTATCCAGGATCGCCATGGCCGTGATTTCGTGATCCAGCCCACTTCCGAAGAGGTGGTCACCGATATCGCGCGCCAGGAGTTCAAGAGCTACAAGCAGCTGCCCAAGAACCTCTACCAGATCCAGACCAAGTTCCGCGACGAGCGCCGTCCCCGCTTCGGCCTGATGCGCGGTCGCGAGTTCATCATGAAGGACGCCTATTCCTTCGACAAGGATCGCGATGCGGCCCAGATCAGCTACCAGACCATGCGCGAAGCCTACAAGCGCATCTTCGACCGCTTCGGCCTGCAGTACCGCGCCGTGCGTGCCGACTCGGGCGCCATCGGCGGCGATCTGAGCGAAGAGTTCCAGGTCATCGCTTCCACGGGCGAGGACGCCATCGTCTACTGCCCGAACAGCGACTACGCTGCCAATATCGAGAAGGCCGAGAGCCTGGCGCCCACCCAGGCTCGTCCTGCCGCCGCCCAGGCCATGCAAAAGGTCGCCACACCCGGCAACAGCACCTGCGAAGCCGTGGCCGAGCAGCTCGGCCTGCCCCTGGCGCAGACAGTGAAGTCGCTGGTGCTGGCCACGGACGAGCTCGACGACAAGGGTCTGATCGTCAAGTCGCAAGTGTGGCTGCTGCTGCTGCGCGGCGATCACGAGATGAACGAGATCAAGGTCGGCAAGGTTGAAGGCCTGGCGGGCTTCCGTTTCGCGACCGTAGGCGAGATTGAGGAGCACTTCGGTGCCAAGCCCGGTTATCTGGGCCCCATCGGCCTCAAGAAGCCCGTGAACATCGTGGTGGACCGCGACGTGGCCGTGATGGCCGACTGGGTCTGCGGTGCCAACGAGGAAGATTTCCACATCACCGGCGTGAACTTCGGCCGCGACCTGCCCGAGCCCGCCGTGGTGGCGGATCTGCGCAATGTGGTGGCTGGCGACCGTTCGCCCGACGGCGCGGGCGAGCTGGCGATCGAGCGCGGCATCGAGATCGGCCATGTGTTCTATCTGGGCACCAAGTACTCCAAGGCCATGGAAGCCACTTTCCTCGGCGACAACGGCAAGCCACAGCACTTCGAAATGGGTTGCTACGGCATTGGCGTGACCCGCCTGCCCGCTGCTGCCGTGGAGCAGAACCACGACGAGCGCGGCATGATCTGGCCCGATGCGATTGCGCCGTTCACCGTGGTGATCTGCCCCATCGGCATGGGTCGCAGCGAGGCCGTGAAGACCGAGGCAGAGAAGCTCTATGGCGAGCTGCTGGCACTGGGCGTGGACGTGATCCTCGACGACCGCGACGAGCGCCCCGGTGCCATGCTGGCCGACTGGGAGCTGATCGGCGTGCCCCACCGCGTGGTGCTGGGCGACCGTGGCCTGAAGGAAGGCGTGGTCGAGTACCAGCAGCGCCGTGACACGGAAGCCACGAAGCTGGCGACGAATGAGGTGCTGGGTCACCTCAAGAGCCGCCTGGGCCTGTAA
- the prfA gene encoding peptide chain release factor 1, producing MQDFLRNQLERYAQRLQELDFLLSREDIMGDMKQYRTISREHADVTAIASRYTRYLQTEADIAAAREMLDDPDMAEMAQEEIGSGEAELIKLEDELQRLLLPKDPDDARPAFVEIRAGTGGDESALFAGDLTRMYTRYAANVGWKVEVMSASENEIGGYKEVVLRIEGDNVYGALRFESGGHRVQRVPATETQGRIHTSACTVAVMPEPDEAEAITLNPADLRIDTFRASGAGGQHINKTDSAVRVVHLPTGIVAECQDGRSQHSNKAKALQVLQARIQEKERSERAAKEAAMRKGLIGSGDRSDRIRTYNFPQGRLTDHRINLTLYKLLAVMEGDLGDVIQALQHAREAELLAELAAS from the coding sequence ATGCAAGACTTTTTGCGCAACCAGCTCGAACGCTATGCCCAACGCCTGCAGGAGCTTGATTTTCTGCTCTCGCGCGAAGACATCATGGGCGACATGAAGCAGTACCGCACCATTTCGCGCGAACATGCCGATGTGACGGCCATTGCCAGTCGCTACACCCGCTACCTGCAGACCGAAGCCGACATCGCCGCCGCGCGTGAAATGCTGGACGACCCCGACATGGCCGAAATGGCTCAGGAAGAGATCGGCAGCGGCGAGGCCGAGCTGATCAAGCTCGAGGACGAACTGCAGCGCCTGCTGCTGCCCAAGGACCCCGACGATGCCCGCCCCGCCTTTGTCGAAATCCGCGCCGGCACGGGTGGCGACGAATCGGCCCTGTTTGCCGGCGACCTGACCCGCATGTACACCCGCTACGCGGCCAACGTGGGCTGGAAGGTGGAAGTGATGAGCGCCAGCGAAAACGAGATCGGCGGCTACAAGGAAGTGGTGCTGCGCATCGAGGGCGACAACGTGTACGGCGCGCTGCGCTTCGAGTCGGGCGGCCACCGCGTGCAGCGTGTGCCCGCCACCGAAACCCAGGGACGCATCCACACCAGTGCCTGCACCGTGGCCGTGATGCCCGAGCCGGACGAGGCCGAGGCCATCACGCTCAATCCCGCCGATCTGCGCATCGACACCTTTCGCGCCAGCGGTGCAGGCGGCCAGCACATCAACAAGACCGACTCCGCCGTGCGCGTGGTCCACCTGCCCACGGGCATCGTGGCCGAGTGCCAGGACGGCCGCAGCCAGCACAGCAACAAGGCCAAGGCCCTGCAGGTGCTGCAGGCCCGCATCCAGGAAAAGGAACGCAGCGAGCGGGCCGCCAAGGAAGCGGCCATGCGCAAGGGCCTGATCGGCTCGGGCGACCGCAGCGATCGCATCCGCACCTACAACTTTCCCCAGGGCCGCCTCACCGACCACCGCATCAACCTCACGCTGTACAAGCTGCTGGCCGTGATGGAAGGCGATCTGGGCGATGTGATCCAGGCCCTGCAACATGCACGCGAGGCCGAGTTGCTGGCAGAGCTGGCCGCTTCCTGA